CGAAGCGGATTGTCATCTCGTATCCGAGGATCGTCGCGCGCAGCAATCGCGCACCGTTCGTCCCCAGCTCCTCGCCGACCGAAATCGCGGACGGAACAACGCCGCAGCCAGGATGGGTCTGGCTTTCTTCGTGCGAATCGTCGGATTCGTCGGCGTGTGCTGCCATACCGTTGGCGAGCACGGCCTCCGCAAGCGGTGCTCGCAAGGCTGTCCCGAGAATTGTTGCGGCCGGGCGGCCGCCCAATGACGTGGCATAGCGCTGACCGGCGATGCCGGCCTCAAGTGCGGCACCCGAGACGATCGCGGCCAGTGTGTCGAGGAGTTGCAGCTTGCCCTTCTCGAGGACTTCGCGCGGATAGTCGGCAGTCGCGGCGGCGGCGGCGTGTGCTGCAACGATGCCGCCATAGTCGTAGCTCCGATCGTGATTGCCCGATTCCATGCGCGTCATCTCGCCGCGTAACGCGGCGCTCCCAAGCTGTTCTTTTTGCCTACCGTCCGATGCTGGTTGACAGTTTGCCGCTTTCATTCATAGTTTATGAGAGCGCTTACATCAATGCCAAACATGAGACCCGAAAAGAGGGCGAGACGGGATGGAAACGAAGTTTGGGGTTGTCGGCACTGCGCATTGGGCGACGAACGTGCATTCGGTTGGGCTGCAGCAGACGCCGGGTGCGCGCCTTGTCGGCATATGGGGTCGCGATCTCGAGAAAACCCGCGCATTGGCTGCTGCGCGCGGCGTCGCCGCGTTTGCGCGCTTTGACGACATGCTTTCGGAGGTCGATGCGATCAGTTTTGCGGTGCCGCCGCAGATCCAAGAGGAATTCGCCTTGCGCGCACTGCATGCAGGCAAGCACACGCTGCTCGAAAAACCGATCGCGACGTCCGCCAGTGCCGCGCGCTTGCTTGCCGAGGCGGCACTGCGTGCCAATGCCGCAACCATCGTATTCTTCATGCGGCGCTTCGTCCCCGAGATCGCCGATTTTGTCGCGCGATATGACGCCGGCGATTGGCGCGAGGCGGAAGTCGTAGTCCGCTCGGCGACGTTCGCTTCCGACAGCCCGTACCGCAACTCCGTCTGGCGCCAGGTTGCGGGATCCGAGATTTGGGATGTCGGCCCGCACATCCTGTCGATCCTGTTGCCGCTGCTCGGTTCGGTCACGGCGGCCCGCGCTCTCGCGCCCGAAGGGGGCTTTACGCGATTCGAAACGACGCATGTCGGCGGTGCGCGCGCGCTAAGCCGCATTAACCAACGCGCCGATCCCGGCGATACTTGCAACATCTATCGTTTCCGGGGGCCGGCTGGCGAGGTAAGCGCCCCGGAGCCGGTGCTCGACAGGACGGCTAATTATGTGCGCGCCGCGACGGCTCTGGTCGAAAGCATCCGCGACCGGGCCCGGGTTCACCCGTGCGACGTCGCACTCGGTGCCGAAACCGTTCGCATTCTCGAACAGATTGCGCCATGGCGCGACGCATGACGAAGCGGGCACTCCTCGATCGACCTGCGATCGCGTGGGCGATCGCCGCTTTGTGGCTCTCCTATCTCGTTGCAATTCCGATCGGCTACATGACGGTCGACAGCCTGACCGACGACGGGCTGACGTTCGCAGCCTATGTCGACTTTTTCGAGGATCCGAAACTGCGCACGGCCATGCGCAACAGCTTGACCGTTGCTGCGGGCGTAGCGGTCTTGAGCGTGTTGGTGGGGGCTCCGCTCGCATTCGGTGTCGTGCGCACGCAGATGCGTGGCCGATCGGTGGTGAGTGCCGCGATGATCGTTTGCCTCGTCAGCCCCGATTTTCTGCTCGCGATGGCATATATCGCACTGGCTGGGCCAAACGCCGGATATTTCAATCAGGCCCTTCGTACGGTCTTCGAACTGAAGACGGAATCAGGCCCGCTCAACATCTTCACGCTCTGGGGGCTCGTGCTGACGGCGCTGCCGCATGGCGTTTCGTACGTCTTCCTGGCGCTTGTGCCGGCATTGCGAAACGTCGATCCGGCACTCGAAGAAGCTTCGCGCGTGCAGGGGGCCGGGCCGATCGAAACGATACGCGATGTGACGCTGCCGCTGATGCGGCCGGCACTGCTTTCGGGCGCATTGCTCGCGTTCTCCGGCAGCCTCGCGATGTACGGACCGCCGCACATGCTACGGCTCAACGTGCTGACGATCTCGATCCGCGAATCGCTCGTCCGGCTCGATTTCAAGGCTGCCTCGGCCGCCTCGATGGTGCTGATTTTGATGTCACTGGCCGCCCTCGTGCTCTACCGGCGTTCCACGCGCCAGGCGGAGCGCTTCCGCACTGTTGGCGGCAAGTCCTTCTCCGAGCGCGCCGGTGCCGAAGGGCGCATCGCGGCCGCCTTTACGGTTCTCGGCGTCGTCTATGTGCTCGCCGTACTCGTAGTACCTTATGGCGGCATGACCGTCATCTCGCTGATGAAGAGCGTGGGGATGGGCTTCTCGGCCGGGAACTGGTCCTTCGACAATTATCGCGCAGTCTTCGCCGATCCGGCCGTGCGCAAGGCGGCGACCTTGAGCGTTTCGCTCGCCGCCGCCACCGCAACGCTCGTCACGGTGATGGGGTTCGTCGTCGCCTACGTCGTCATACGTCTGAAGCTGCGCGGGCGCTGGCTGCTTGACTACATGTCGATCATCCCGCTCGCCGTGCCGGGAACCGCATTGGCGATAGCGCTTGCCGTCGTCTATTTGAATCCGCCGCTGAATGCCCTCGGCCTCTATGGCGGCTTTGGAATCCTGTTCGTCGCCTACCTCACGCGCTTCATCACGTTCGGCGTGCGCACGAGCCAGAGTTCGTTGATCCAACTTTCGCCAGAGTTCGAAGAGGCTTCGCGTGTCGGCGGTGCCGGCGGTCTCAAGACAGTGGCACTCATCACCTTGCCGATGATGCGCCAGGCGCTCGTATACGCGTGGCTGCTGGTTTTCGTGCTGGCGCTGCCGGAGCTCAGCGCTTCGATAATTCTCAAAGGCATCCACACCCAGACGCTTTCCACCGTGCTCCTCGACATCTGGAATGGCAATGGCGGCCTTGCCCAGGCCTGCGCGTTTGGAATGACGATGTTCGCCTCGGTCGGCCTTCTTCTGCTCACGGCCGCCGCGATCGCCAAACGTGCGAGCGGCGGCCTGCGTATCGGAACATGAATCTAAAAAAAACAAGGGAGGAAACGATGGAAAAGAAAATCGGAATTCGTCTGCTGACAGGTGCGTTCATCGGTGCTTTGGTCGCCCATGCACCTGCGTCGGCGCAGCAGAGGCTGACAATCTATTCGGCCTACGAGAATTCGCAGATCGCACCGCTGACCAAGGCGTTCGAAGCGAAAAATCCGGGCGTTGCGGTCGATCATTTCCGCCAGCCTGGCGAGGAGCTGCTCGCCACGATCGAACTCGAGCTGCGCGCCCGCTCGCCAAAGGCGGACGTCGTGGGGCTCAACGATGCATCCATTGCCTATCTGCAGAAACGGCACGACGCCTTCGAGCCCTACGCTGCGAAGGACGCCGATAAGGCGCGCGTCGAGATGCGAAGCCCGCAGAACATTTTCACGCCTGCGTTCGTCAATCTCTACTTGATCCACTACAACACGCGGAGGATCTCGGAGGCCGACGTGCCGAAAAGCTGGGCCGATCTGGCAGATCCGAAATGGAAGAATCAGATCGCGATGGCCGACCCGAGCAGTTCGCAGTCGGTCCAGTCCTTTGTGTGGTTCATCGCCGACTATTTGGTCAAGTCCGACCCCGCCAAGTTCGGATGGGACTATTTCAAGCGCATGGGGGCCAACGGCGTGCATCTCGAATCGTCGCACGGCACGATCCGGGATCTGACCGTCAGCGGCGAGCGTCCGATCGGGATCAATCTCCTGGCAAATGCCCAGACCGCGAAAAATCGCGGCGAGCCGACCAGCAACATCTGGCCAAGCGAAGGCGTGCCCGGCGAACTCTCGGCCTTCGGTCTGCTGCGCGCATCGAAGAACAAGGAGCTCGGCAAGAGGTGGCTCGACTTCATCATCTCGCCCGAGGGTCAGGGGCTGATGCCGGCGTCCCTCGGCGGAGCGCCGGTGCGCAACGACGTAGCCTACAAATATCCGGACGGCTCGTCGCTCGAGCGGGTGAAGATCATTCCGGTCGATTCGACTTTCATCTCCGACAACAAGCGCACGCAGGCCCGGAAGTTCCATGATGCCGTTGGGAAATAGAACAGGCGAACTGGCTTCGTCGGGGGCGCTGTCGCGCGCCTCCGGCGTCGATCTGCGCGTCGCAGGCTTGCGCAAATTGTATGGGTCTGTCGTCGCCGTCCACGATGTCGGCTTCGATGTCCCGGCCGGCCAGATGATCTCGCTCATCGGGCCGAGCGGCTGCGGCAAGACCACGACCTTGCGCATGATTGCGGGCCTCGAGCAGCCCGATATCGGCAGCATCGTGGCGGGCGGGCGCGTGCTCGTCGATGGCGAGGCCCGGCTTCCGCCCGAGCAGCGTGATCTCGGCATGGTCTTCCAGAGCTACGCTCTGTGGCCGCACATGACGGTCTTCGACAATCTCGCCTACGGTCTGAAGCGGCGCGGTCACGCCCGCGCGGCGATCGCAGGCAAGGTGGCCGAGGTTCTTCGCATCGTCGGCATGTCGGATTACGCGGCCCGCTTTCCGGGCCAGCTTTCCGGCGGTCAGCAGCAGCGTGTGGCGCTGTCGCGCGCCATCGCGACGGAGCCGGGCATACTTCTCTTCGACGAACCGCTCTCCAATCTCGACGCCGTTCTGCGCGAGCAGATGCGATTCGAGATCCGGTCGCTGCAGCAGCGGCTCGGCATCACGGGCGTCTATGTCACGCACAGCCAGGACGAAGCGCTGGCGATGTCCGACCAGATCGCCGTCATGCGCGACGGGCGCATCGTCCAGATTGGCAAGCCCGCGGAAATATACGGGCTCCCGCGCTCGCGTTTTGTCGCGGCCTTCATCGGACTGACCAACCTCGTTGATCTGCGCGCGATTTCGGTCGACGGGAACGGCGTCGCCGGATCGTTGTCGAGCGGGGCGATCATTCGCGCGCGGGTCGGGGCCATCGAGGCAGCATCCTCGGGCGGCACGGTCGCCGTGTCGATCCGGCCGGTCGAAATTGCGATAAGCCGTGGTGCGGGTGCTGGCAACGCCGAGAACCGGCTCGCAGGGCGTGTGCGCACGACGGCTTTTACCGGTGGGCTCATCGACTACTTTGTCGATGTCGGCGGCGGATTGGAGCTGCGGGTCCAGACAACGCCGCCTGCCGCCGCGGAACCCGGCGATGATGTAATGCTTTCGTTCGCTGCCGACCGCACGGTCGTGCTTGCGGACTGATACGAGACAGGATCGGAGCGCGCGATGACGATAAAATGGGCCGAAAGCTGGATGCTCCGGTTCCCCTCGAACCGTGCTGCGGCAGAGCGCAGCGACGAGTTCTTCGAACTGATCGGCGTAACGCTCGAAGACGCGAAGGGCGGGCGCGGCACCGGCTGGACCTTCACTTCCGACTATGGCGGCGGCGAAGCGGTCAAGGCATTGCTCGATGTTGTGCTGTTGCCCCGAATTCTCGGACGCGACGCGATCGACGTCGAAGCGATCAACGACCAGCTCTTCCACTATACGCATCGCCTTGGACACGGCATCACATCGATGGCCATCGCGGCGATCGACGTCGCGATGTGGGATCTGCGGGCGCGGGACGCCGGCGTGTCGATCGCCCGGATGCTTGGCCAGGTGCGCGACCGCGTGCCGTGTTACGGCAGCGGGAAGGCAAGCCCGTCGCTACCCATCGACGAGCTTGTCGAACTCTCGGCCGGATATGTGCGCGATGGCTTCAATGCGGTGAAGATCCGCGTCGGGCGCGAGCCGGGCAAGGACATCGCGCGCATCCGCGCGGTGCGGCAGGCGATCGGGGAGGGGCCGCGCATCCTGTGCGATGCGAACGAGCGGCTCGATCTGCCGACCGCACTTTGGCTTGGCAAGCAGCTGTGCGATCTGGGCGTCCACTGGTTCGAGGAGCCGCTGCTTTCGCAGGATATCGAGGGCTATCGTCGGATGCGCAATGCGCTGCCGATTGCTATCGCGATGGGGGAGCATGTGCACTCGCGGCGCGACTTTATGCCTTACATCGCGAACGGAGCCGTCGATGTCGTGCAGCCCGACATGTGTTTCGTCGGCGGCATCACCGAGACGATGCGCATCGGGCGAATGGCCGATACGGCCGGGCTGGCCCTCGCCCCCCATTTCATGACGGTCCTCCACATCCACGTCGCCGCGGCACTGCCGCGCGCGACCTATGTCGAGTTTTACCCCTTCATGGATGACTTGCTGGTCGAAGGTCTGAAGGTTGAGGACGGGATGCTCCTTGTGCCGACGCGACCGGGTCACGGCGTCGAATTCACCGAGCAAGCTTGGCGCGACTATCGCGTCGCGTGAATTGCCCTGAAGAAGGAACGAAAATGCAGCACAAGATCCGCAAAATCGACGTTCATCTCGTCTCGTATCCGATCACGGGCGGCTTCGCCGATGCGACGCGCAAGGTCGAAACGATTGGCTTCCTGCTTGTTCGCGTAACGACCGACCAGGGTCTGGAGGGCGTTGGCGTCACCTACCACGAGGTTGGTGGCGAGGCGGCCCGCGACCTTATTCTGCGCAACATGGCGCCGAAACTGATCGGTCGTGATCCGCTTGAGACCGAGGCGATCTGGCAGGAATTCTTCCACTATCTGCGCGGCGTCGGTCGCAAGGGTCTGATGTACTGCGCGCTGAGTGCCATTGATATCGCGCTGTGGGATCTCAAAGGCAAGATCGCCGGATTGCCCGTCTACAAGCTGCTCGGCGGCAATCTCACGAAGGTTCCGGTCTACGCAAGCGGTGGCTGGACCTCGTACTCGGACGAAGAACTTGTCGCAGAGATGCAGGGGATGGTCGCGCGTGGCTTCAAGACGATCAAGTTCAAGGTCGGGTTCGATGGCGGACGTGCCATCAACCGCGACGTGGTGCGCGTGCGCAAGGTACGCGAGGCGGTGGGGCCCGACATCCGCATCCTCGTCGATGCCAACAACTGCTTCGATGCGGCGACCGCCGTACAGCTCGCAAACCGGATCCGCGAATTCGACATCGCGCTGTTCGAGGAGCCGGTCTTCGCCGACGACATTCCCGGTCTCGCGCGGTTCAAGCGCGGCACGGATATTCCGCTCGCCACCGGCGAGCACGAATACACGAAGTTCGGCGTGCGCGACTTGCTGCTAGCCGAGGCGGCCGATATCGTCCAGGTCGATGGCGCGCGCGCGGGCGGCTACACTGAGATGCTAAAATGTGCAGCCCTCACGCAGGCGTGGAATGTCAAGTTTGCACCGCATGCGATGGAAAATGTACATCTTCATCTCGTCGCGGCGGTACCGAACGCGCTTTTCCTCGAGCGGCTCTTGATGTTCGAGGAGATCACTGGAAAGGTCTTCAAGGACGCGCCAGCGCCGATCGACGGTTTCATGTACGTTCCCGATCGACCGGGCCTTGCGCTCGATCTCGATATGGATTTTGTGAAGAGTCACGAGGACAAATGAATTGGGTAGGTCGGAACCGATGAGTAAAAGCGACGTTGCGGCGCCGATAGATCCTTGGAAAGCCTTCAGCGGCGCGTCCGGGCGGGGGCGCCTCGCCGGGGTTCTCGCACTGGAGGATTTCGAAGCATTGGCGCGAAACACGCTGCCGCGGCCAGTTTTCGGCTATGTCGCGGGGGCGGCCGAGACGAATGCGTCGCTCGCGGACAATCGCAACGCGTTTGGGCAATGGAGCTTTGTCCCGCGCGTGCTGCGGGACGTTGCGGTGCGCAGCCAGACGATCGAACTGTTTGGAACGACCTATGCCGCGCCCTTCGGCATTGCGCCGATGGGGCTTGCAGCTCTTACCGCCTTCGACGGCGACCGGGTTCTTGCGCGGGCCGCGTCGAAGTGTGGCATTCCTTTCGTCCTCAGCGCCACTTCGCTGACGCCGCTCGAGGAGGTGATCGAGGCTGCACCGGGAAGCTGGTTCCAAGCCTATCTTCCGGGCGAGGACGCGCGGATCATTGCGTTGCTGGAACGGGTGCGGGCTGCCGGTTACAGAACGCTCGTCGTGACGGTCGATCTCCCGGTTGCCGGAAATCGGGAGAACAATATTCGCGCCGGATTTTCCACGCCGTTGCGCCCGAACCTGCGGCTCATGTGGGACGGGCTGGTTCGGCCGGGCTGGCTTGCTAAAACGTTGTTTCGCACGCTTCTTGTGCGCGGCATGCCGCATTTCGAAAATTCGTTTGCCGAAAGGGGAGCGCCGCTTCTGTCTTCCAAGGTAGCGCGCGATTTCTCGAACCGCGCCCAGTTCAGCTGGCGCCATATCGAACGGATACGGGATATCTGGAAGGGAAATCTGATCCTCAAGGGCATATTGAGCCCGGAGGATGCGGCTCTTGCAAAAAAAGCAGGCGCCGATGGGGTGATCGTCTCCAATCACGGGGGGCGCCAGCTTGACGGCGCCGTGTCGGCCCTTCGGGTTCTTGCGTCGGTTGTCCGCGAAGCGGGCGACATGACCGTCATGATGGATGGCGGAGTTCGGCGCGGCAGCGACGTGATCAAAGCGCTTGCCCTCGGTGCACGCTGCGTATTCGTCGGACGACCATTCAACTATGCGGCATCGGTGGGCGGCGAAGCCGGCGTGCTTCACGCCATCGAACTTTTGCGCAGCGAAGTCGACCGCAATCTTGCCATGCTGGGAATTGATCGTATTTCGGGGGTCGATCGACGCATTCTCAGGCACGCTGTTGCAGATCCAGCTTCCTAGGCGAGGGCAATCCGACGACGCAGCCGAGGCCTTGCCGCTCGGCAGAGGTTGATTGCTCCTCGTTTCCATTCGTTTCCCTTAAATGCCGAAACTTGTGGAAACCGATATTGAAGATAATGCGATTCTAAAAAACTGGGGAACTGAGGCGCGAGGCATCGCCTCGCGGGGGCGAATCCCGCCGCCGGGAAACCGATCGGCAGGCTTTTATCCTTTCAGGCGACCGACGAGTTATTGAGACTTTGGCAGGCGGTTCGAATCTTCTCCGGTAGGCGAGTGCCGAGCAAAAGTGGGCACTATCGTTCGATCGAACCGTTGGAGTGAACCAGTGGGTAGCTTAACCGCGCGTTCGCAGAGCGCGAAGCAGCCGATATTTAAGATGCGTGCGAATGCGGCAGTTGAGCGAAAAGCCTCACGAACCAATCTCCGCCATAACGGCGTAGACAGAGGACCGCGATGACCAATGCCAGGGCTCAACCCGCAATCGGGCGAGTTCATAGATTCAGTCCAATGAAGCGCCCCTAATTTTTCATCGTTCTTTTGTCTTACAGGGCAGCAGCACGTTCGTAGGCAGATAGAGCGTACCGCCCATTCCGTAAAACTCATTAACCAAGTTTTTACCAGAAAACCATATTTACTGTAGCGGCAACAATCCTCCCAATTGCTGGAACCCTCCGATGTCGATCGCCGCTCTTCCGCGTGCAGCCGGTGTGCGGAACGCGCTCATCGCAATCGTCGCCATGTTCTCGCTGCTGGTGTTTGGCGCGCTCGCCATACGCGCAGTGGAAGCGTGGGGTGACTATGCCGATGCGCGAAAGGCGCAGGACTTCAACGTCGGCGCCAATCTTTATGTGGCTGGCGCGTTCGAATTGCTGCTGGAGCGTCTCGCCACGAACAATGCGTTGCAGGCAGACGAGCCTGCGGCGGCAGGGGTACGACAGGAAATCGAGACGCGTCGCGCGAATGCGCGCCTCGGTCTCGATGGAGGTCTTGCAATCCTCGAAACAAAAGAGTTCCCGGGAAAAGCCGAAAGACTGCGCGAGATGCGCGCGGCACTTGCAACAGCCAATGCCATTCGCCAGCGCGCGGATGCAGCCATCCAGCTTCCAAAGGCGCAGCGCGACGCAGCCCTTCTGCGCGACTTTGTGCCCGTGCTCACGACATCGGTGAACGCCGTACTTGGCATCTGGTATTCGGCGCTCTACGAGAGCGCCAGTTTCGATGCGGCACTATTTCGCTATGCAGTAGTCAAGGAACTGGGATGGCGTCTGCGTGAAGTGGGCGGCGTTGAGCGCAACACAATATCGGGAGCCATTTCGGCAGGAATACCGCTCACTGAGGCGCAGTTGGCTGCGAACGCCTCGGTGCGGGCACGCATCGATCAATTGTGGAGCCAGCTTGAAAATCTTGCCGCAGACAACAACGTGCCACCAGTGGTGCGCGATGCGATTGCCGGCGCGCACCAAGGCTATTTCGGCGATTTCCAGCGTCTGGCCGAGGAGTTGCGCAAAGCCGGTGTGGAAACCGGCCGCTATCCGATGACGGCAGCGCAGTATGCCGATACGACGACGCCGCAGCTCGGCCGGCTGCTCGAGATCATGTACGCAGCAGGAAAGGCGAGCGAGGCCCACGCATCGGATATCGTCGAAATGGCTATGCGTACGTTGTTCATGCTGCTCGGCATTCTTGCCGTTGTCGCTGCGATTGCGGGCGCTGCCGTCTACTATGTTCTCATGCGAATCTTGCGTCCGCTGGACGCTCTCGCAAAGTCGGTCGAATCAATGGCGGCGGGGAATCTCGATCTCGACGTGCCGGGCGTTTTGCGCAATGACGAACTAGGGACAATGGCGTCGGCTGTCGAAATATTTCGAAAAAATGGCCTGGAGACGCGTCGCCTTCAGGCGGCGGCCGCCGCTTCCGAAAAGAGCGAAGCTCTCGCGCGCGAAGCGCTTGCGAAGAACGAGAAGTTGGCCGCGCTCGGCGGGCTCGTGGCTGGCGTTGCCCACGAGGTAAACACGCCGCTTGGAGTTGCAGTCACGGCCACCTCTCTGCACAGCGAAGCGCTCAAAGATATCCTCGGCGCTTTCGAGAAGAAGCAACTTACAGCTAAGAAATTCGAGGAATTCTTCGTCCAAAGTAACGAAGTGATGATCTTGGTGATGCGCAATCTGCAGCGTGCTGCCACCTTGATTTCGACCTTCAAGAAAGTATCCGTCGATCAGACATCCGATATGCGTCGAAGATTTTTGCTTCGACAGTATATCGGCGAGGTCGTCGATAGTCTGTCGCCTGCGATTCGCGGGCGGCAGATCCGGATCGAAATCAAGGGCGAGGAAGTGGAGATCGACGGCTATCCCGGCGCGATTGCGCAGATCGCGGCGAACCTTGTCATGAATGCGCTGATCCATGCTTTTCCCGGACAGGACGCAAACGGCTCTATCTGCATCTCCGTCGCAAGACAGGAGAACGCATTGGTGCGAATTACCTATCGCGACGACGGCGTTGGGATGGACGACGAAGTCCGCCGAAAAGTTTTTGATCCCTTCTTCACGACCAAACGCGGCCAAGGTGGCACTGGGCTTGGGATGACGATCGTTCACAATCTCGTGGTTGATCGTCTCGGCGGAACGATCGATATTCGTAGCCAAGTGAATGATGGCGTCAAAATCGAAATCGTCGTTCCGGTCGTGTCGCCAGGGCTGAATTGATCGCCGCTTCGTTTCCAAGGCAAGGGTCGGGCCGAGACCGATGTCGTTGAGCTTCGCCGTCTCGGGCAACGATGCAATACACGTCCAGTGCAGATCGCGACAAGTGCTGTCCGCGAACAGCGCATTAAAACAAGTCAGGGCTTGGGAGATCATGCTCTGCTCGACCGATGCGTATCGAGTTCGACGCGGCCGTCGTCGGTGAGCCGGATCAGCCCCAACCGGAGCGACAAGTGCATCGCGTTGAACTTCGGGGGTTTGCCGGACGCGGTGTTCATTTGCGCACGCAGCCACGGGTCGAACGCAGCGATAGTCGGCTTGGAGCCGACCCGCGGACGGGCGCGGGTGGCTATCGGAGGTCAATAGCCCATTCAGCAGGTGTTTCACATATATGTATTGAAAACTATTCAAGCAAACCGAGTTAGCTCTTCTATCGATAACCGAAGAATAGAAACCCTTTGGCTATTCAGAAAACAGATATCTTTGCAGATGGTTATCTCCTGTCACTCGAACGAAAGGGGCAATAAGTACTGCAAAAATAATAAAATTTTCTCAAAACGAACGGTCCCGCAACTAACGAACTTTGAATTCTAATTGCCGCTGGTGAAATTCACATTCTGCAACTGGAGTTTTTTTAATCATGTTTAGAATTGTGTAATTGCGAGGGGCCAGAGATAGGCGGAGCATTGATCTGCGGTGGTTCAGTGTGAACTTTGCTTAGACTTTCTTAACCTTCGCTCCGCTACTTATGTATACGAACTGCGACAAAGTATCTTCTAGTCGTCGCTTACGGGGGGCATGTGGTCAATGTCGGGTATGTTGGAGGACAGCTTCATCGAGAATACGGCGATAGAGGCGAAAGCGTCTCAAAAAATTTGGCATATTCTCGTTGTCGATGACGATAAAGAGGTACACGCGGTTACGCGCCTTGCGCTTCGGGACATGCGTTTTGAAAACGGGCGCGTCGAGATCGTCAGCGCGCATTCGGCGCAGGAAGCTCGTGCTTTGTTGACGAAAGAGCGGAGGAACCGGTTCGCGATTGCCATCGTCGATGTCGTGATGGAAACCACTACTGCGGGCCTTGATTTGGTGAAGTTCATCCGCGACGACATCAATAATGCCATCGTTCGGATTTATCTGCGCACCGGGCAGCCCGGCCACGCTCCGGAGCGCGCGGTTATTGACGGTTACGATATCAACGGCTACCACGCCAAGGCTGAGTTGACGGCACAGGCGCTCTATACGTCGGTCCTGGCGGCTTTGCGTTCGTACCGTGACCTAGTTGCGATCGAACGCGGGCGCCGCGGACTCGAGTGCATTCTGCGCTCGTCGCAAAGTCTGCTTGGTTTTGCGAATATGGGGCAGTTTGCGAGCAGCGCTCTCGAACAATTGACGGCGCTAATCCACGTCGAAAACGACGCCGTCTATGTCGGTCAGAGTGGGCTGACTGTTATCCAGGCTTCTGACGATTATCGTATTCTTGCGGGGATCGGCGAATATCGCGAGGCGTTGGGACGCACCGCCTGGGAGGTTCTGCCCGCTCATGTTGTCGATCGTCTACGTCGCGCCGAGAGATCTGGCGAAGCGATTGCTGGCGACAATTGGATCGCCGTGAAGGCGCCGAGCGGTGACGCGAACGCGC
Above is a genomic segment from Magnetospirillum sp. containing:
- a CDS encoding alpha-hydroxy acid oxidase, which codes for MARNTLPRPVFGYVAGAAETNASLADNRNAFGQWSFVPRVLRDVAVRSQTIELFGTTYAAPFGIAPMGLAALTAFDGDRVLARAASKCGIPFVLSATSLTPLEEVIEAAPGSWFQAYLPGEDARIIALLERVRAAGYRTLVVTVDLPVAGNRENNIRAGFSTPLRPNLRLMWDGLVRPGWLAKTLFRTLLVRGMPHFENSFAERGAPLLSSKVARDFSNRAQFSWRHIERIRDIWKGNLILKGILSPEDAALAKKAGADGVIVSNHGGRQLDGAVSALRVLASVVREAGDMTVMMDGGVRRGSDVIKALALGARCVFVGRPFNYAASVGGEAGVLHAIELLRSEVDRNLAMLGIDRISGVDRRILRHAVADPAS
- a CDS encoding HAMP domain-containing sensor histidine kinase, translated to MSIAALPRAAGVRNALIAIVAMFSLLVFGALAIRAVEAWGDYADARKAQDFNVGANLYVAGAFELLLERLATNNALQADEPAAAGVRQEIETRRANARLGLDGGLAILETKEFPGKAERLREMRAALATANAIRQRADAAIQLPKAQRDAALLRDFVPVLTTSVNAVLGIWYSALYESASFDAALFRYAVVKELGWRLREVGGVERNTISGAISAGIPLTEAQLAANASVRARIDQLWSQLENLAADNNVPPVVRDAIAGAHQGYFGDFQRLAEELRKAGVETGRYPMTAAQYADTTTPQLGRLLEIMYAAGKASEAHASDIVEMAMRTLFMLLGILAVVAAIAGAAVYYVLMRILRPLDALAKSVESMAAGNLDLDVPGVLRNDELGTMASAVEIFRKNGLETRRLQAAAAASEKSEALAREALAKNEKLAALGGLVAGVAHEVNTPLGVAVTATSLHSEALKDILGAFEKKQLTAKKFEEFFVQSNEVMILVMRNLQRAATLISTFKKVSVDQTSDMRRRFLLRQYIGEVVDSLSPAIRGRQIRIEIKGEEVEIDGYPGAIAQIAANLVMNALIHAFPGQDANGSICISVARQENALVRITYRDDGVGMDDEVRRKVFDPFFTTKRGQGGTGLGMTIVHNLVVDRLGGTIDIRSQVNDGVKIEIVVPVVSPGLN
- a CDS encoding DUF3369 domain-containing protein, which translates into the protein MSGMLEDSFIENTAIEAKASQKIWHILVVDDDKEVHAVTRLALRDMRFENGRVEIVSAHSAQEARALLTKERRNRFAIAIVDVVMETTTAGLDLVKFIRDDINNAIVRIYLRTGQPGHAPERAVIDGYDINGYHAKAELTAQALYTSVLAALRSYRDLVAIERGRRGLECILRSSQSLLGFANMGQFASSALEQLTALIHVENDAVYVGQSGLTVIQASDDYRILAGIGEYREALGRTAWEVLPAHVVDRLRRAERSGEAIAGDNWIAVKAPSGDANALLHLDIDRQLDDVELNLINVFAQQTGLAFANVRLTEEILETQRQIVYVLSESIEARSRETGNHIRRVAKTAALLAELCGMDADTQTLLEAAAPLHDIGKIVVPDAILNKPGKLDPGEWTIMQSHAAAGAEILAKSRGPVFEAGAIIAAQHHERWDGSGYPAGLAGDSIHIYGRIAAIVDVFDALASDRCYKKAWPLERVVALIREQSGVHFDPLLAELLLGNLERFVAIRDAYPDVVV